One region of Indicator indicator isolate 239-I01 chromosome 35, UM_Iind_1.1, whole genome shotgun sequence genomic DNA includes:
- the KCNA3 gene encoding potassium voltage-gated channel subfamily A member 3 isoform X2, with the protein MTPALGGDRYDQPPTPAALPAGQPADGGEQECCERVVINISGLRFETQLKTLAQFPETLLGDPRKRMRYFDPLRNEYFFDRNRPSFDAILYYYQSGGRIRRPVNVPIDIFSEEIRFYQLGEEAMEKFREDEGFIREEQRPLPDKEFQRQVWLLFEYPESSGPARGIAIVSVLVILISIVIFCLETLPEFREDHDYEGTGGTFGTGGGPLPPDVFTNSSSSAASMVSSFTDPFFVVETLCIIWFSFELLVRFFACPSKATFSKNIMNIIDIVAIIPYFITLGTELAERQGNGQQAMSLAILRVIRLVRVFRIFKLSRHSKGLQILGQTLKASMRELGLLIFFLFIGVILFSSAVYFAEADDPSSGFSSIPDAFWWAVVTMTTVGYGDMHPITIGGKIVGSLCAIAGVLTIALPVPVIVSNFNYFYHRETEGEEQAQYMHVGSCQHLSSSEEMRKARSNSTLSKSEYMVIEEGGINHSAFKQAAFKTANCTSTNNPNCVNIKKIFTDV; encoded by the exons atGACG CCCGCGCTCGGCGGGGACCGCTACGATCAGCCCCCGACTCCAGCCGCCCTCCCTGCCGGCCAGCCCGCGGACGGCGGGGAGCAGGAGTGCTGCGAGCGGGTGGTGATCAACATCTCGGGCTTGAGGTTCGAGACCCAGCTGAAGACCTTGGCACAGTTCCCCGAGACGCTGCTGGGGGACCCCCGCAAGAGGATGCGCTACTTCGACCCCCTCCGCAACGAGTACTTCTTCGACCGCAACCGGCCCAGCTTCGACGCCATCCTCTACTACTACCAGTCGGGGGGGCGAATCAGGAGACCTGTCAACGTCCCCATCGACATCTTCTCCGAGGAAATCCGCTTCTACCAGCTCGgggaggaggccatggagaaGTTCCGGGAGGACGAGGGTTTCATCCGGGAGGAGCAGCGGCCGCTGCCCGACAAGGAGTTTCAGCGCCAAGTGTGGCTCCTCTTTGAGTACCCTGAGAGCTCTGGGCCAGCCCGAGGCATTGCCATTGTCTCTGTTCTGGTCATCCTTATCTCTATTGTCATCTTCTGTCTGGAGACCCTGCCCGAATTCAGGGAGGATCATGACTATGAGGGAACTGGAGGGACCTTCGGGACAGGTGGTGGCCCTCTGCCACCTGATGTCTTCACCAACTCTTCGTCCTCGGCTGCTTCCATGGTGTCGTCCTTCACCGACCCTTTCTTCGTAGTGGAGACTTTGTGCATCATCTGGTTCTCCTTCGAGCTGCTGGTCCGCTTCTTTGCCTGCCCCAGCAAGGCCACCTTCTCCAAGAACATCATGAACATCATTGACATTGTGGCCATCATCCCTTACTTCATCACGCTGGGCACTGAGCTGGCCGAGAGGCAAGGCAACGGCCAGCAGGCcatgtccttggccatcctccGAGTCATCCGCCTGGTCAGGGTCTTCCGCATCTTCAAGCTCTCCCGGCACTCCAAGGGGCTGCAGATCCTGGGCCAGACCCTCAAGGCCAgcatgagggagctgggcttgctcatcttcttcctcttcatcggcgtcatcctcttctccagcgcCGTCTACTTCGCTGAGGCCGACGACCCCAGCTCAGGTTTCAGTAGCATCCCCGACGCCTTCTGGTGGGCCGTGGTGACCATGACCACGGTGGGCTATGGGGACATGCACCCCATCACCATCGGGGGCAAGATCGTTGGCTCTCTGTGCGCCATCGCCGGGGTGCTGACCATCGCCCTGCCCGTCCCTGTCATCGTCTCCAACTTCAACTACTTCTACCACCGGGAGACGGAAGGCGAGGAGCAAGCTCAATACATGCACGTcggcagctgccagcacctctCCTCCAGCGAGGAGATGAGGAAGGCTCGCAGCAATtccaccctcagcaagtctgagtACATGGTGATCGAGGAAGGGGGAATCAACCACAGTGCATTCAAACAGGCTGCCTTTAAGACGGCCAACTGCACAAGCACGAACAATCCCAACTGTGTGAACATCAAAAAGATCTTCACGGACGTTTAA
- the KCNA3 gene encoding potassium voltage-gated channel subfamily A member 3 isoform X1: MDERRSLLYSPAASSTSRHPRGGSTSSHHNLGYTEQPPPAAPQAVPDQEEEEGEEGEEGSMTVVGGGGGGDPLLEEPQPPQPALGGDRYDQPPTPAALPAGQPADGGEQECCERVVINISGLRFETQLKTLAQFPETLLGDPRKRMRYFDPLRNEYFFDRNRPSFDAILYYYQSGGRIRRPVNVPIDIFSEEIRFYQLGEEAMEKFREDEGFIREEQRPLPDKEFQRQVWLLFEYPESSGPARGIAIVSVLVILISIVIFCLETLPEFREDHDYEGTGGTFGTGGGPLPPDVFTNSSSSAASMVSSFTDPFFVVETLCIIWFSFELLVRFFACPSKATFSKNIMNIIDIVAIIPYFITLGTELAERQGNGQQAMSLAILRVIRLVRVFRIFKLSRHSKGLQILGQTLKASMRELGLLIFFLFIGVILFSSAVYFAEADDPSSGFSSIPDAFWWAVVTMTTVGYGDMHPITIGGKIVGSLCAIAGVLTIALPVPVIVSNFNYFYHRETEGEEQAQYMHVGSCQHLSSSEEMRKARSNSTLSKSEYMVIEEGGINHSAFKQAAFKTANCTSTNNPNCVNIKKIFTDV, translated from the coding sequence ATGGACGAGCGCCGGAGCTTGCTCTACTCTCCAGCCGCTTCCTCCACCAGCCGGCATCCTCGGGGCGGCTCAACCAGCAGCCACCACAACCTGGGCTACACCGAGCAGccgccccccgccgccccccAGGCGGTCCCCGaccaagaggaggaagaaggtgaagaaggggaggaaggcagcatGACGGTGGTGGGGGGCGGAGGCGGCGGAGACCCTTTGCTAGAAGAACCACAACCCCCTCAGCCCGCGCTCGGCGGGGACCGCTACGATCAGCCCCCGACTCCAGCCGCCCTCCCTGCCGGCCAGCCCGCGGACGGCGGGGAGCAGGAGTGCTGCGAGCGGGTGGTGATCAACATCTCGGGCTTGAGGTTCGAGACCCAGCTGAAGACCTTGGCACAGTTCCCCGAGACGCTGCTGGGGGACCCCCGCAAGAGGATGCGCTACTTCGACCCCCTCCGCAACGAGTACTTCTTCGACCGCAACCGGCCCAGCTTCGACGCCATCCTCTACTACTACCAGTCGGGGGGGCGAATCAGGAGACCTGTCAACGTCCCCATCGACATCTTCTCCGAGGAAATCCGCTTCTACCAGCTCGgggaggaggccatggagaaGTTCCGGGAGGACGAGGGTTTCATCCGGGAGGAGCAGCGGCCGCTGCCCGACAAGGAGTTTCAGCGCCAAGTGTGGCTCCTCTTTGAGTACCCTGAGAGCTCTGGGCCAGCCCGAGGCATTGCCATTGTCTCTGTTCTGGTCATCCTTATCTCTATTGTCATCTTCTGTCTGGAGACCCTGCCCGAATTCAGGGAGGATCATGACTATGAGGGAACTGGAGGGACCTTCGGGACAGGTGGTGGCCCTCTGCCACCTGATGTCTTCACCAACTCTTCGTCCTCGGCTGCTTCCATGGTGTCGTCCTTCACCGACCCTTTCTTCGTAGTGGAGACTTTGTGCATCATCTGGTTCTCCTTCGAGCTGCTGGTCCGCTTCTTTGCCTGCCCCAGCAAGGCCACCTTCTCCAAGAACATCATGAACATCATTGACATTGTGGCCATCATCCCTTACTTCATCACGCTGGGCACTGAGCTGGCCGAGAGGCAAGGCAACGGCCAGCAGGCcatgtccttggccatcctccGAGTCATCCGCCTGGTCAGGGTCTTCCGCATCTTCAAGCTCTCCCGGCACTCCAAGGGGCTGCAGATCCTGGGCCAGACCCTCAAGGCCAgcatgagggagctgggcttgctcatcttcttcctcttcatcggcgtcatcctcttctccagcgcCGTCTACTTCGCTGAGGCCGACGACCCCAGCTCAGGTTTCAGTAGCATCCCCGACGCCTTCTGGTGGGCCGTGGTGACCATGACCACGGTGGGCTATGGGGACATGCACCCCATCACCATCGGGGGCAAGATCGTTGGCTCTCTGTGCGCCATCGCCGGGGTGCTGACCATCGCCCTGCCCGTCCCTGTCATCGTCTCCAACTTCAACTACTTCTACCACCGGGAGACGGAAGGCGAGGAGCAAGCTCAATACATGCACGTcggcagctgccagcacctctCCTCCAGCGAGGAGATGAGGAAGGCTCGCAGCAATtccaccctcagcaagtctgagtACATGGTGATCGAGGAAGGGGGAATCAACCACAGTGCATTCAAACAGGCTGCCTTTAAGACGGCCAACTGCACAAGCACGAACAATCCCAACTGTGTGAACATCAAAAAGATCTTCACGGACGTTTAA